CATTATCGAACAGGTTCGCAGTACCCCAAATAACTGGGTCTGGAGCTATCACAAATCTCCTGAAGATTTACGCGCAAATCGGGAGAAGGCTATTTCGTTATTTCTTGAAGATTATGATCACGGCACAATTGAAGGTAGATATCTCAATGCTGAATTACCCAAACTAGATTTTCAAGACAAGCAATTTCAGCTTGCGCTATGTTCACATTTTCTATTTCTCTACTCTGAGCATCTCAGTTTTGAATTCCATTTAGAATCAATCCGCGAACTATGTCGGATTGCTGAAGAAGTAAGGATTTTCCCATTATTGAATTTGGCTCAAGCGCGATCGCCTTATATCGATGAAGTTTGTAGCATCTTAGCCAAAGTAGGAATTAGCTCAGAAATTATGCAAGTGGACTACGAATTACAAAAAGGTGGCAATCAGGCGATTATTTTTCGACAATAAAAAAGCTCGCAATGCGAGCTTTTTTATTGATTAATGCGGAACGGGGGACTTGAACCCCCAAGTCTTTCAACACATGTACCTGAAACATGCGCGTCTACCAATTCCGCCAGTTCCGCGATTGGTATTTTGAGATTTTGCTGTTAGGTATTAGCTTTTAGCTGACGAATTTAAATAGCGTAAGCATCTAACTGGCAGTTACTAAGTTTCCTGTAAAGATTGCACAATGTCAATAATCAAAACTGATAAATTAGAGATATACTCCCTTCCCAGTGAAAAAATAGACGTTGCGGCGCTTCGCGCCGCAACGCTATTTCTTAGTTTTATATGTCTATTTCTTCGGTGGGAAGGGAGTAGCTTTGCGATATCTCTAATTTATCAGTTTTATGTCATAATCTACAGTAAAGCGATGGGAATACCGCCCTATAGGGCTAGCGATTTTTCCAGTAATCTTGTATCTTAGATTTGTAACAAAGAAGACTAACTTTAAAACTATGACACTGCGTTTAGGCGATACCGTACCCGATTTTACTCAAGACTCCACTGAAGGCGTGATCA
This genomic stretch from Pseudanabaena galeata CCNP1313 harbors:
- a CDS encoding SAM-dependent methyltransferase; this encodes MMILDRVVPFGRSKTEYELMFALSESDRLKSIVGIGDGPASFNAEMTAAGYQVTSIDPIYQFTGLEIKSRFDACVDTIIEQVRSTPNNWVWSYHKSPEDLRANREKAISLFLEDYDHGTIEGRYLNAELPKLDFQDKQFQLALCSHFLFLYSEHLSFEFHLESIRELCRIAEEVRIFPLLNLAQARSPYIDEVCSILAKVGISSEIMQVDYELQKGGNQAIIFRQ